The Breoghania sp. genome has a segment encoding these proteins:
- a CDS encoding acyl carrier protein: MSDKLQALETALDAFSTVPSLEEMPRRTLADKGIDGPTAAHVIEEVHTPFNLAYLTFTTGSSAFQNIVGVVHGEISGRCAVARTLFERLGSGPQAKMLVTYPPLVNVFAADALRDCGVEWNFLRRSSRDALIVQACQEQPNIMLGESSFLRASLEQATKMGLKDEMPKNVILLTAGTPLDQELLPVAQEYGYSVHDLYGCQEFGWLTVNGVPLRDDITLAPSPRGDGYREFVVGGLPMGDSFVISKTGHVCDPEGKIITYRRERTYPEYEVVVLATTAHSASTVEKASRTILRIKGRVVKVSKDLQTNAPATKLALVPGVPANEVEDFEPIVIEGPVATKLFDDIVQAQADLQKSAKTDPAWIKGR; this comes from the coding sequence ATGTCCGACAAACTTCAGGCACTCGAAACAGCCCTAGACGCTTTCAGCACTGTTCCTTCTCTTGAGGAAATGCCGAGGCGGACACTGGCGGATAAGGGAATCGACGGCCCTACTGCCGCTCATGTGATCGAAGAGGTGCATACGCCTTTCAATCTGGCGTATCTCACCTTCACGACGGGGTCTTCGGCGTTCCAGAATATTGTCGGCGTGGTTCATGGTGAGATTTCCGGCCGCTGCGCGGTGGCCCGGACCTTGTTCGAAAGACTCGGGTCCGGGCCACAAGCGAAGATGCTGGTGACCTATCCCCCTCTCGTAAACGTCTTCGCCGCAGACGCCTTGCGCGACTGCGGCGTGGAATGGAACTTCCTGCGCCGCTCCAGCCGTGATGCTCTCATCGTGCAGGCATGCCAGGAACAGCCGAACATCATGCTCGGCGAATCTTCTTTCCTTCGTGCAAGTCTCGAACAGGCGACCAAGATGGGCCTGAAGGACGAGATGCCGAAGAACGTCATTCTCCTGACGGCCGGCACGCCGCTCGATCAGGAGCTTCTGCCGGTGGCTCAGGAGTACGGCTATTCCGTACATGACCTTTATGGTTGCCAGGAGTTCGGGTGGCTCACCGTGAATGGTGTTCCGCTGCGCGACGACATCACGCTCGCGCCGTCGCCGCGCGGAGATGGCTACCGCGAATTCGTGGTTGGCGGCCTTCCCATGGGGGACAGCTTCGTCATCTCCAAGACCGGCCACGTCTGCGATCCGGAAGGCAAGATCATCACATACCGGCGTGAGCGGACTTATCCGGAATATGAGGTGGTCGTCCTCGCAACGACCGCCCATTCCGCAAGCACCGTGGAAAAGGCGTCACGCACCATCCTTCGCATCAAGGGCAGGGTGGTGAAGGTCTCCAAGGACCTCCAGACAAACGCCCCCGCGACAAAGCTCGCCCTGGTGCCCGGTGTGCCGGCCAACGAGGTGGAGGATTTCGAACCGATCGTGATCGAAGGACCGGTCGCTACGAAACTCTTCGACGACATCGTTCAGGCCCAGGCAGATCTCCAGAAGTCCGCGAAAACGGACCCTGCATGGATCAAGGGACGCTGA
- the madB gene encoding Na+-transporting malonate decarboxylase, carboxybiotin decarboxylase subunit, with the protein MLNQLLTIFPGIGTLFVQDPVIAFSRLGLIVLGFVLAYHGFKRTLEPLIMVPMGLGMMAVNAGVMFLEAGQIGTLIIAPMVSETGPLVDIMQINFLQPIYNFTFVNSLVACMLFMGIGTMADISFILARPWASITVAVCAELGTFVTLVIGYYMGLTPGQAAAVGSIGGADGPMVLFASLIMAKDLFVPISIIAYLYLSLCYAGYPYLVRWVVPEKYRALEVEIEFPDVSNQAKFIFTIVAAALLCLLLPVASPLILSFFMGVAIKEAEIEPYQALLENTIVYGSTLFLGLILGVLCEASTLLDPRVAILLVLGITALAISALGGLGGGWLVWWFTKGKYNPTIGIAGVSCMPSTAKIAQRCAFEASPYAMIMPLAMGASICGVIVSAIAVGVFASTIGLVG; encoded by the coding sequence ATGTTGAACCAACTTCTCACTATCTTCCCCGGCATCGGGACCCTCTTCGTCCAGGATCCGGTGATCGCGTTTTCGAGGCTGGGGCTTATCGTCCTTGGCTTCGTTCTCGCCTATCATGGCTTCAAGCGTACGCTTGAGCCTCTCATCATGGTCCCGATGGGACTCGGTATGATGGCGGTTAACGCCGGCGTCATGTTCCTCGAAGCTGGCCAGATCGGCACGCTGATCATTGCGCCGATGGTGTCTGAGACCGGTCCGCTGGTCGACATCATGCAGATCAACTTCCTGCAGCCGATCTACAACTTCACGTTCGTGAACTCGTTGGTCGCTTGTATGCTCTTCATGGGCATCGGCACCATGGCGGACATTTCGTTCATCCTGGCGCGCCCCTGGGCCTCGATCACGGTGGCAGTCTGCGCCGAGCTCGGCACCTTCGTGACGCTGGTTATCGGTTACTACATGGGTCTGACCCCCGGCCAGGCGGCCGCGGTTGGCTCCATCGGTGGTGCTGACGGCCCGATGGTTCTGTTCGCCTCGCTGATCATGGCGAAGGACCTGTTCGTCCCGATCTCGATCATTGCCTACCTGTACCTGTCGCTGTGCTACGCCGGCTACCCGTACCTGGTTCGCTGGGTCGTCCCGGAGAAGTATCGCGCCCTGGAAGTCGAAATCGAGTTCCCGGATGTGTCGAACCAGGCGAAGTTCATCTTCACCATCGTTGCCGCGGCTCTGCTCTGCCTGCTGCTGCCGGTTGCTTCCCCGCTGATCCTGTCCTTCTTCATGGGCGTTGCGATCAAGGAAGCCGAGATCGAGCCGTACCAGGCGCTTCTCGAGAACACGATCGTTTACGGTTCGACCCTGTTCCTGGGCCTGATCCTTGGCGTGCTCTGCGAAGCTTCGACCCTGCTTGACCCGCGCGTTGCCATCCTTCTCGTCCTCGGCATCACCGCTCTGGCCATCTCGGCTCTCGGTGGTCTCGGCGGCGGCTGGCTCGTGTGGTGGTTCACCAAGGGCAAGTACAACCCGACGATCGGTATCGCCGGTGTGTCCTGCATGCCCTCCACCGCGAAGATCGCACAGCGTTGCGCCTTCGAGGCAAGCCCCTACGCGATGATCATGCCCCTCGCCATGGGCGCATCGATCTGCGGCGTCATCGTCTCGGCCATCGCGGTCGGCGTGTTCGCCTCCACGATCGGCCTGGTCGGCTGA
- a CDS encoding HutP family protein, translating into MEIKPDRLGKVALLAAISSREEEELFKQHIASSTRLKLGITFVSGVRSDVTKTFVKSLVACALQSHIIHHQHNEIHAVIHAGLECLKGVVSDVAAESSLKMKVAIVSDGRWLVIAAHGESAFHPETNHERVGFGVMHL; encoded by the coding sequence ATGGAAATCAAGCCCGACCGACTGGGGAAGGTAGCTCTTCTCGCTGCGATCAGTTCGCGCGAGGAAGAAGAGCTATTCAAGCAGCATATCGCGTCGAGCACGCGGTTGAAGCTCGGCATTACATTTGTGAGTGGTGTCCGTAGCGATGTCACAAAGACATTCGTGAAATCGCTGGTTGCTTGCGCACTCCAGAGCCACATCATTCACCATCAGCACAATGAGATCCATGCTGTCATCCACGCGGGGCTTGAGTGTCTGAAGGGGGTTGTGTCGGATGTCGCTGCCGAATCCAGTTTGAAGATGAAGGTCGCGATCGTCTCGGATGGTCGCTGGTTGGTCATCGCCGCTCATGGCGAATCTGCCTTCCACCCGGAGACTAATCACGAGCGTGTCGGTTTCGGGGTGATGCATCTCTAG
- a CDS encoding EAL domain-containing protein — MSRRYKIFFRVLFFAVLLAIVPLAVAKFSLDHYAESRARTELRAAAQRYVLRAEEALADGVTALQTLVADGHVSCLPNAHLAYGAVMRQHAFVQSIDVVDANGIPMCSSPVRPRSGDALLPAYRPDSPMVGLGLLDESFEGVHLAAVSWHVGNGVRLVAELSAPGVSIDAGPEYLRSWRRIEVRLAQDVRWITVGEAIDDQTASAEISGQEIVEYVRSERYPLQATIVAPIDAAAVLVADLKVLAAVACGAFAVLFMVVSLWASWRPDQAADDEFISAIRRGEFVPYYQPVMDIETGGLRGCEVLIRWRMADGTIVSPGQFMQYAETSGHIFEMTRQIMRKTILEVGDLYEKNRDLKLSVNLFAGHFEDRRIIEDLQAIYGDSKIAFSQIVLEVTERFPLRDVKLARRIIAEMQSLGFRVALDDAGTGHGGLAYLQTLGIDIVKIDKMFVDTLGSDATGSSIVDMLVELAGNLGMGIIAEGVETMEQITHLRALGVTSAQGYIFAPPLPGPLFVQLAEALTAGEESTPELEMADDAAAEEELSVAVNG, encoded by the coding sequence TTGTCACGACGTTACAAAATTTTCTTCCGCGTCCTGTTCTTTGCGGTGCTGCTGGCGATCGTGCCCCTGGCCGTCGCCAAGTTCAGCCTGGATCACTATGCGGAATCACGCGCGCGCACGGAGTTGCGGGCGGCCGCACAGCGCTATGTCTTGCGCGCTGAAGAGGCGCTGGCCGACGGGGTGACCGCGCTCCAGACACTCGTGGCCGATGGCCATGTTTCCTGTCTGCCCAATGCGCATCTCGCTTATGGCGCCGTCATGCGTCAACATGCCTTCGTTCAATCCATCGATGTGGTGGATGCCAATGGCATTCCGATGTGTTCGTCCCCAGTCCGGCCACGTTCCGGGGATGCGCTCCTGCCTGCCTACAGGCCTGATTCTCCGATGGTGGGGCTTGGGTTGCTCGACGAGTCTTTCGAGGGCGTGCACCTTGCGGCGGTCAGCTGGCATGTGGGCAACGGGGTTCGCCTCGTTGCGGAGCTTTCCGCACCTGGTGTCTCCATCGATGCCGGACCCGAATATCTGCGCTCATGGCGACGGATCGAAGTGCGGCTTGCGCAGGATGTCCGGTGGATCACGGTTGGTGAGGCGATCGATGATCAGACGGCATCCGCAGAGATCAGTGGTCAGGAGATTGTCGAGTATGTGCGATCCGAGCGCTATCCGCTCCAGGCCACGATTGTCGCGCCGATCGATGCCGCTGCGGTGTTGGTTGCCGACCTGAAAGTGCTTGCGGCGGTGGCCTGCGGGGCCTTTGCCGTGCTCTTCATGGTTGTTTCCTTGTGGGCGTCCTGGCGTCCGGACCAGGCGGCGGACGATGAGTTCATCTCAGCCATCCGGCGTGGCGAGTTCGTTCCCTATTATCAGCCTGTCATGGATATCGAGACGGGCGGCTTGCGCGGTTGCGAGGTCCTGATCCGCTGGCGGATGGCGGATGGGACCATCGTCTCTCCGGGGCAGTTCATGCAATATGCTGAAACCTCCGGCCATATCTTTGAGATGACTCGCCAAATCATGCGCAAGACGATCTTGGAAGTTGGCGATCTTTACGAAAAGAACCGCGACCTGAAGCTCTCGGTGAATCTCTTTGCCGGGCATTTCGAGGACCGCCGGATTATTGAAGATCTCCAGGCGATCTATGGCGATTCAAAGATCGCATTCTCGCAGATCGTCCTTGAGGTCACAGAGCGCTTCCCGCTTCGCGACGTGAAGCTCGCGCGCAGGATCATTGCCGAGATGCAATCCCTCGGGTTCCGTGTGGCGCTGGATGATGCGGGCACGGGCCATGGTGGCCTTGCCTACCTGCAGACCCTCGGAATCGACATCGTCAAGATCGACAAGATGTTTGTCGATACGCTCGGTTCCGACGCGACGGGCAGCTCCATCGTGGACATGCTTGTTGAGCTTGCTGGCAACCTCGGCATGGGAATTATCGCCGAAGGCGTGGAAACCATGGAGCAGATCACGCATCTGCGCGCGTTGGGGGTCACATCCGCGCAAGGCTACATTTTCGCCCCTCCCTTGCCTGGGCCCTTGTTTGTGCAGCTTGCAGAAGCATTGACGGCCGGTGAAGAGAGCACGCCGGAGTTGGAGATGGCGGATGACGCGGCTGCCGAGGAGGAGCTTTCGGTCGCCGTGAACGGCTGA
- the mdcB gene encoding triphosphoribosyl-dephospho-CoA synthase MdcB has product MQNEYEIMQVSQQFEARERDRGDALEPDIAAVSWQIGTAFVAGTLLEVASHPKPGLVTARSNGSHKDMNIQTFMLASAAIAPCFYLCAEAGIRHQGSSRDLLRPVREIGCRYEGLLLSATGGVNTQRGFLFSAGVLSAAAGRLVRDQMAIEDEALFSVAAAMTDGLCARELNGTSNREPGTAGEWLYQRYGVLGIRGEVEAGFPTVVEAGLPAYRYAKTKGASLEEALVHTLISLMAATEDTTLLWRGGFDALDFVREKAREAVCLGGALTPAGMAAINQLDAECITRNLSPGGSADLLAVTYGVDVLVSGAPGAGTAFSGQPETAGQFPQPPRIS; this is encoded by the coding sequence ATGCAGAACGAGTACGAGATTATGCAGGTTTCCCAGCAATTTGAAGCAAGAGAGCGCGACCGGGGCGATGCCCTGGAGCCCGACATTGCCGCGGTATCGTGGCAAATCGGGACGGCGTTCGTTGCTGGCACATTGCTGGAAGTGGCGAGTCATCCAAAGCCGGGTCTGGTGACGGCGCGTTCGAACGGATCGCACAAGGACATGAACATTCAAACGTTCATGCTTGCGTCCGCGGCGATCGCGCCGTGTTTTTATCTGTGCGCCGAAGCTGGAATTCGCCACCAGGGATCGTCCCGCGATCTGCTGCGCCCTGTGCGTGAGATCGGGTGTCGTTATGAAGGTCTTCTTCTGTCGGCAACCGGTGGTGTCAACACGCAGCGCGGCTTCCTGTTCTCTGCTGGCGTTCTGAGCGCGGCAGCCGGAAGGCTGGTACGCGATCAGATGGCGATTGAAGACGAGGCGCTCTTCTCTGTCGCAGCTGCGATGACCGACGGTCTTTGCGCGCGGGAGCTGAACGGGACGTCCAATCGCGAGCCGGGAACAGCGGGCGAATGGCTCTACCAGCGCTACGGGGTGCTTGGCATCCGTGGCGAGGTGGAGGCTGGCTTTCCGACCGTCGTCGAGGCGGGTTTGCCAGCTTATCGCTATGCGAAAACAAAGGGTGCGTCTCTGGAAGAGGCGCTTGTCCACACCCTGATTTCACTGATGGCGGCCACCGAGGACACAACGCTTTTGTGGCGTGGTGGCTTCGATGCTCTCGATTTCGTGCGTGAAAAGGCGCGCGAAGCGGTTTGCCTGGGGGGCGCTCTGACGCCGGCCGGTATGGCAGCCATCAACCAGCTCGACGCTGAGTGCATCACTCGCAATTTGAGCCCCGGTGGTTCGGCAGATCTTCTGGCGGTCACTTATGGGGTCGATGTGCTCGTTAGTGGCGCCCCTGGAGCGGGGACCGCTTTCTCCGGCCAGCCTGAAACGGCGGGTCAGTTCCCTCAACCCCCGAGGATATCATGA
- the mdcC gene encoding malonate decarboxylase acyl carrier protein encodes MSLNTLEFQVKIDAATKSVDAATHYGVVGSGDMEVIMEPKDLKGAVSVKIVTPVTGFDELWKRVIETFASETLLGDVSLEINDNNATPAVVLLRLRQAFAEATSD; translated from the coding sequence ATGTCTTTGAATACACTGGAATTCCAAGTCAAAATCGACGCGGCGACCAAAAGCGTCGATGCCGCGACGCACTACGGCGTCGTCGGCTCGGGTGACATGGAAGTCATCATGGAGCCGAAGGACCTCAAGGGTGCCGTTTCCGTGAAGATCGTCACCCCTGTCACTGGCTTTGACGAGCTGTGGAAGCGTGTCATCGAGACGTTCGCGTCCGAGACGCTGCTTGGCGACGTCTCTCTCGAAATCAATGACAACAATGCCACTCCGGCGGTCGTGCTTCTGCGCCTGCGCCAGGCATTTGCCGAAGCGACCTCGGACTAA
- the mdcA gene encoding malonate decarboxylase subunit alpha, which yields MSTIGKQKDWHRRSADTAERLAAAAQYIGAGKQFKPEDTVALLEAVIRPGDRVNIEGNNQKQADFLAESLNKCDTSKINNLHMVQSAVPLAVHLDLFETGIAKKLDFAFGGPQAGRVAKFIQEGKLELGAIHTYLELFSRYFMDLTPKVSLICAYKADRQGNLYTGFNTEDTPTIVEATKFSQGIVIAQVNEIVDELPRVDIPADWVDAVCQSPKPFFLEPLFTRDPALITENQILLAMLCLKGIYAEYEVKRLNHGIGFLTSAIELMLPTYGAELGLKGKVCTHMSLNPHPTMIPAIVEGWVEQIHCFGGELGMDKFVNAHPDVFFVGPDGTMRSNRAFTQAAGHYANDMFIGGTLQIDKYGNSSTATATRVAGFGGAPNMGCDPRGRRHSSEAWLKCGAEQPTLDRQLGTMPRGKKLVVQGVETFGEGRAPVFVEELDALQLAKNANLPLPPVMIYGDDLTHIVTEEGIAYLNRCPDIEARMAAIRAVAGYTEIGAQAKPEETKRLREMNIVKTPEDLGVDRKRADRSMLAAKSIQDLVTWSGGLYNPPARFRNW from the coding sequence ATGTCCACAATCGGTAAACAGAAAGATTGGCACCGTCGATCTGCAGATACTGCAGAGCGGCTGGCTGCTGCTGCCCAATATATTGGAGCTGGCAAGCAGTTTAAGCCGGAAGATACGGTTGCCCTTCTCGAGGCGGTTATTCGCCCCGGTGACCGCGTCAATATTGAAGGCAATAACCAGAAGCAGGCCGATTTCCTGGCCGAGTCGCTGAACAAGTGCGATACGAGCAAGATCAATAACCTGCACATGGTGCAGTCTGCCGTTCCGCTCGCAGTTCACCTCGACCTGTTCGAGACTGGCATTGCCAAGAAGCTCGACTTCGCTTTCGGTGGCCCGCAGGCTGGCCGCGTTGCCAAGTTTATCCAGGAAGGCAAGCTGGAACTGGGTGCGATTCACACGTACCTGGAACTTTTCTCCCGCTACTTCATGGACCTGACCCCGAAGGTCTCTCTGATCTGCGCCTACAAGGCCGACAGGCAGGGTAACCTCTACACGGGCTTCAACACCGAAGATACGCCGACGATCGTCGAGGCGACCAAGTTCAGCCAGGGTATCGTTATCGCCCAGGTCAACGAGATCGTCGACGAGCTGCCGCGTGTCGATATCCCGGCCGACTGGGTGGACGCTGTCTGTCAGTCTCCGAAGCCGTTCTTCCTTGAGCCGCTCTTCACCCGCGATCCTGCTCTCATCACCGAGAACCAGATCCTGCTCGCCATGCTCTGCCTGAAGGGCATCTACGCCGAGTACGAAGTGAAGCGCCTCAACCACGGCATCGGCTTCCTGACCTCCGCGATCGAACTCATGCTGCCGACTTACGGTGCCGAGCTTGGTCTGAAGGGCAAGGTCTGCACGCACATGTCGTTGAACCCGCATCCGACCATGATCCCGGCGATCGTGGAAGGCTGGGTTGAGCAGATCCACTGCTTCGGCGGTGAGCTTGGCATGGACAAGTTCGTCAATGCCCACCCGGACGTGTTCTTTGTCGGGCCGGATGGAACCATGCGTTCCAACCGTGCATTCACGCAGGCTGCCGGTCACTACGCCAATGACATGTTCATCGGCGGTACGCTGCAGATCGACAAGTACGGCAACTCCTCCACCGCCACTGCAACCCGCGTTGCTGGCTTCGGTGGTGCGCCGAACATGGGCTGCGACCCGCGCGGTCGTCGTCACTCCTCTGAGGCGTGGCTGAAGTGCGGTGCAGAACAGCCGACGCTCGACCGTCAGCTGGGCACCATGCCCCGCGGCAAGAAGCTGGTCGTGCAGGGTGTGGAAACCTTCGGTGAAGGCCGTGCTCCGGTCTTCGTGGAAGAGCTGGACGCTCTGCAGCTGGCCAAGAACGCCAATCTGCCGTTGCCCCCGGTCATGATCTACGGTGACGACCTCACCCACATCGTGACGGAAGAGGGCATCGCTTACCTCAACCGCTGCCCGGACATCGAGGCCCGTATGGCCGCCATCCGTGCAGTTGCCGGTTACACCGAAATCGGTGCGCAAGCCAAGCCGGAAGAGACCAAGCGTCTGCGTGAGATGAACATCGTGAAGACCCCTGAGGATCTCGGTGTCGATCGCAAGCGTGCGGATCGCTCGATGCTTGCCGCTAAGAGCATCCAGGACCTCGTTACGTGGTCTGGCGGTCTCTACAACCCGCCGGCTCGGTTCCGTAACTGGTGA
- a CDS encoding biotin-independent malonate decarboxylase subunit beta — protein sequence MPKWNEIQEQSFLETNARDRAIGMVDEGTFTELVGPLDRFSSPHLDVLGDAKCFDDGIVTGIGKIGKTPVFVISQEGRFIGGAVGEVHGAKMVNAVRLAIEFHDKLKAENPNISAEELPIVAFSLETGGVRLHESNAGLLAHAELMDQIQKARHKVPVIAVIGSKVGCFGGMGFVAAAMDAIVMSEFGRLGLTGPEVIEQEMGKDEFDSSDRSLVFRTTGGRHKYVMGDCNVLVGPKVSDFKEAIGKLAVLPIEDFEPMRRIGSPELVEKQLKYVALAAEMHPADARDMWAKAGNEDAAEMTEKPLDKFLAETKRLEL from the coding sequence ATGCCGAAATGGAATGAAATTCAGGAGCAGAGCTTCCTGGAGACTAATGCCCGCGATCGGGCCATCGGGATGGTCGACGAAGGCACCTTCACGGAACTGGTTGGCCCGCTTGACCGTTTCTCCAGCCCGCATCTTGATGTGCTGGGCGACGCCAAGTGCTTCGACGATGGTATCGTGACGGGCATTGGCAAGATCGGTAAGACGCCGGTTTTCGTCATCTCGCAGGAAGGCCGCTTCATCGGCGGCGCCGTCGGCGAAGTCCATGGTGCGAAGATGGTGAACGCCGTTCGCCTCGCCATCGAGTTCCACGACAAGCTGAAGGCTGAGAACCCCAACATCTCCGCCGAGGAACTGCCGATTGTGGCGTTCTCTCTGGAGACGGGTGGTGTGCGTCTGCACGAGTCCAACGCCGGCCTGCTCGCGCATGCCGAGTTGATGGATCAGATCCAGAAGGCTCGCCACAAGGTTCCGGTGATCGCGGTCATCGGCTCGAAGGTCGGCTGCTTCGGCGGCATGGGCTTCGTCGCCGCTGCGATGGACGCCATCGTGATGAGCGAGTTCGGCCGTCTCGGCCTGACCGGTCCGGAAGTTATCGAGCAGGAAATGGGCAAGGACGAGTTCGACTCTTCCGACCGCTCGCTCGTGTTCCGCACCACCGGTGGCCGCCACAAGTACGTCATGGGTGACTGCAACGTGCTCGTTGGCCCGAAGGTCTCCGATTTCAAGGAAGCGATCGGCAAGCTCGCCGTTCTTCCGATCGAGGACTTCGAGCCGATGCGTCGTATCGGTTCTCCCGAACTGGTCGAAAAGCAGCTCAAGTATGTCGCTCTGGCTGCTGAGATGCACCCGGCTGACGCCCGCGACATGTGGGCCAAGGCGGGCAATGAGGATGCTGCCGAGATGACTGAAAAGCCGCTCGACAAGTTCCTCGCCGAGACCAAGCGTCTCGAGCTGTAA
- the mdcE gene encoding biotin-independent malonate decarboxylase subunit gamma has protein sequence MEMQETMMGRGRDAIDMIVDADSFKEGVIGAKTFEDETFGPGAAVGTATLDGKEVTIIASDAMAFNEKFPVVYAGIIGMEEGYKMAQSVYASLAADADKPLAEKRAIVLIVDTPGNGPGKVEEIIGMNKATGAYQLALAEARLAGHPIVAMVIGRAISGAFLCHGLQADHILSLDAQFGTMIHVMPITSISRIIKKDIETLEELSKSNPVFAAGPRFFSALGGVNELVGSIDGMRPAIIKHIAEIRALKAAGEEDKLGPWGRGLLGQEVKGRVVRPKVIEKMNEEFAAVAEKYAPSR, from the coding sequence ATGGAAATGCAAGAAACCATGATGGGGCGTGGTCGGGATGCGATCGACATGATCGTGGACGCCGACAGCTTCAAAGAGGGCGTCATTGGCGCCAAGACCTTCGAAGACGAGACCTTTGGTCCCGGTGCGGCGGTCGGTACGGCCACTCTCGATGGTAAGGAAGTGACCATCATCGCGTCGGACGCCATGGCGTTCAACGAGAAGTTCCCTGTCGTCTATGCCGGCATCATCGGCATGGAAGAAGGGTACAAGATGGCCCAGTCTGTCTATGCCTCTCTGGCTGCCGACGCAGACAAGCCGCTCGCTGAGAAGCGCGCCATTGTTCTGATCGTCGACACCCCGGGCAACGGCCCCGGCAAGGTCGAGGAAATCATCGGCATGAACAAGGCCACTGGTGCATACCAGCTGGCGCTTGCGGAAGCCCGTCTCGCGGGTCACCCGATCGTGGCGATGGTTATCGGTCGTGCCATCTCTGGTGCGTTCCTCTGCCACGGCCTGCAGGCTGATCACATCCTGTCGCTGGATGCTCAGTTCGGCACGATGATCCACGTGATGCCGATCACCTCGATCTCCCGCATCATCAAGAAGGACATCGAGACGCTCGAAGAGCTGTCGAAGAGCAACCCCGTCTTCGCTGCGGGCCCGCGCTTCTTCTCCGCTCTTGGTGGCGTGAACGAACTCGTGGGTTCGATTGACGGCATGCGCCCGGCGATCATCAAGCACATTGCTGAGATCCGTGCGCTGAAGGCCGCCGGCGAAGAGGACAAGCTCGGCCCCTGGGGTCGCGGCTTGCTCGGCCAGGAAGTGAAGGGCCGTGTGGTGCGTCCGAAGGTCATCGAAAAGATGAACGAGGAATTCGCTGCAGTAGCCGAGAAATACGCTCCATCTCGCTAA
- a CDS encoding biotin--[acetyl-CoA-carboxylase] ligase, with protein MSFLTSSVETCFEIAGCSDVRPRSGRIGPVCFLNEIHSTNRLLAELQAGGAETGLTLVAHHQTAGTGKQDRFWFSKPGKGIGISLLLKPERPIEEISKFTLVLGVAVAEAIRKATGVDAEVKWPNDILVNGRKLCGILCELVLTDEGEVANVIAGIGININMAESDLPPELEGIATSLAMEAGCNQDENTLLEALFTEIETWTSLWEEKGFSPIRKAWMERSCTIGQVILFDAGDARLTGTATDLGSDGSLSIRDRSGVTHRFVYGEALQSAKNSSKRR; from the coding sequence ATGTCGTTCCTCACAAGCTCAGTTGAGACCTGCTTCGAAATCGCTGGATGCAGCGACGTCAGACCGCGTTCTGGCCGAATCGGCCCGGTCTGTTTTCTCAATGAAATTCACTCCACCAACCGTTTGTTGGCTGAATTGCAGGCTGGGGGCGCCGAAACCGGCTTGACCCTGGTCGCTCACCATCAGACCGCAGGAACCGGCAAGCAGGATCGCTTCTGGTTCTCCAAGCCCGGCAAGGGTATTGGCATTTCGCTTCTCCTGAAGCCCGAGCGGCCGATTGAGGAAATCTCCAAATTCACGCTCGTGCTTGGCGTCGCGGTGGCTGAGGCCATTCGCAAGGCGACCGGGGTCGACGCCGAAGTGAAGTGGCCCAACGACATTCTGGTCAACGGTCGCAAGCTGTGCGGCATCCTTTGCGAGCTTGTGCTCACCGATGAAGGGGAGGTGGCAAATGTCATCGCCGGCATCGGAATCAACATCAACATGGCTGAGTCGGATCTTCCGCCGGAGCTTGAGGGGATCGCCACCTCGCTCGCCATGGAAGCGGGCTGCAATCAGGACGAGAACACCCTGCTTGAAGCACTCTTCACCGAAATCGAAACCTGGACTTCGCTATGGGAGGAAAAAGGTTTCTCCCCCATTCGCAAAGCATGGATGGAGCGGTCTTGCACAATCGGTCAAGTCATTCTGTTTGACGCAGGTGACGCGCGACTAACGGGCACGGCGACAGATCTGGGTTCTGATGGAAGTCTAAGTATTCGCGATCGGAGCGGGGTAACCCACCGCTTCGTTTACGGAGAGGCGTTGCAGTCGGCGAAAAACTCGTCGAAGCGGCGTTAA